One genomic region from Jilunia laotingensis encodes:
- a CDS encoding T9SS type A sorting domain-containing protein gives MDKFYRAMLLVLFTFLGMLNASAQWNENLSENLLISKSGFGALDLVQVGKTSDDKVFISWLSWENENGYIKLQLLDKDGKALLQEGGMYVSKQPTPTWSSGYGFAVTEDGCAVIVNCDTRNSQWQPYVYKISQTGEQLWGEAGKPLLQENEGTGLNPHVCITKSNNVLVGFQNMVGGRTDVQIMKLQENGSKAWGGSISLSGANGIFNMTPSGADGIIATYYEASTNNYLAMKYTANGEEAWAEKALIDDSGLVKTTAEPSVISDGADGIITSWRYAVSQFGVAGKVQRVDSQGNKRYEEEGVLLEDLSAICFDPSVKALYAACASGPKDAKNMVLNRYNENGDLEWNVEEISGVVASQFAIYGMVPVADGILVIYRNASTYNQATVEYSKIDFTGEVVQSNVTISDAAGDKGRGGLALLSGQFVIAWSDNALSVFAQNVEIGKGSSITDTHADGKDQFSIRYNPGQKSFTMSLAVDTPANASVSILDLTGKRVADLGATVLDGGMNEHTYTVPTLSSGIYLLMLQTSEGTFCGKLIID, from the coding sequence ATGGACAAATTTTACCGTGCAATGTTACTTGTGTTGTTTACATTTCTTGGCATGTTAAATGCGAGTGCCCAATGGAATGAAAACTTAAGTGAGAATCTATTAATTTCAAAATCCGGCTTCGGTGCTTTGGATTTAGTGCAGGTTGGGAAGACTTCGGATGACAAGGTCTTTATTTCATGGCTATCTTGGGAAAATGAGAACGGGTATATCAAACTACAATTATTAGATAAAGACGGTAAAGCGTTACTGCAAGAGGGTGGGATGTATGTGTCGAAGCAACCTACGCCTACATGGAGCAGTGGCTATGGATTTGCTGTGACGGAGGATGGATGTGCCGTTATTGTAAATTGTGATACGAGAAATTCACAATGGCAACCTTATGTATATAAGATATCCCAGACCGGAGAACAATTGTGGGGAGAAGCGGGGAAGCCCTTATTACAGGAGAATGAAGGAACGGGGTTGAATCCTCATGTGTGTATCACCAAGTCCAATAATGTTTTGGTCGGCTTCCAGAATATGGTAGGAGGTCGTACCGATGTACAAATCATGAAATTGCAGGAGAACGGCTCCAAGGCATGGGGCGGTTCGATTAGTTTATCCGGTGCCAATGGGATATTCAATATGACTCCTTCCGGTGCCGATGGCATTATCGCTACTTATTATGAAGCCAGTACGAACAATTATCTGGCTATGAAATATACTGCCAACGGTGAAGAGGCGTGGGCGGAAAAAGCACTGATCGATGATTCTGGTTTGGTGAAGACAACGGCTGAACCTTCCGTAATCAGTGACGGTGCCGATGGAATCATTACGAGTTGGAGATATGCCGTTTCACAATTCGGAGTGGCAGGAAAAGTTCAGAGGGTCGATTCGCAAGGAAATAAGAGGTATGAAGAAGAGGGTGTATTATTGGAAGATTTGTCCGCTATTTGCTTCGATCCCTCCGTAAAAGCTCTGTATGCCGCTTGTGCCAGCGGACCAAAGGACGCGAAAAACATGGTTTTGAACCGGTATAATGAGAATGGTGACTTGGAATGGAACGTAGAAGAGATCTCCGGTGTGGTGGCAAGCCAGTTTGCGATTTATGGCATGGTTCCGGTGGCAGACGGCATTTTGGTGATTTATAGAAATGCATCCACTTACAACCAAGCCACTGTGGAATATTCCAAAATAGATTTCACCGGTGAAGTAGTTCAAAGCAATGTTACCATCAGTGATGCAGCCGGTGATAAAGGGCGTGGCGGGTTGGCTTTATTATCGGGGCAATTCGTAATTGCATGGTCGGACAATGCATTGTCGGTCTTTGCGCAAAATGTGGAAATCGGGAAAGGCTCGTCTATAACAGATACGCATGCCGATGGTAAAGATCAGTTCTCTATCCGTTATAATCCGGGGCAAAAGAGTTTCACTATGTCATTGGCGGTGGATACCCCTGCGAATGCTTCCGTTTCTATACTCGATCTGACAGGAAAGCGTGTAGCCGATCTCGGTGCGACTGTTTTGGACGGGGGAATGAACGAACACACCTATACGGTTCCGACACTCTCCTCCGGCATTTATCTGCTTATGTTACAGACTTCCGAGGGCACTTTCTGTGGCAAATTGATTATCGATTAA
- a CDS encoding DUF4861 domain-containing protein, giving the protein MKKLLFFIAIALICFACNENKTVTVTVTNPAAFERAAEMVEVSMGDVNSKLQLADTSQIVVLDADGQQIPYQITYDEKVIFPVTVQANETAVYTIQPGIPVIFETKTFGRCYPERLDDVAWENELVAFRTYGPALQTTGERAFGYDIWTKYNTTEPVVEARYADELNVEARAKIEELRKIDPEAAEELYRSISYHVDHGNGLDCYKVGPTLGAGASALMLGDTIVYPYCYATQDILDNGPLRFTVKLVYNPLTLKRDSDVIETRMITLDAGSHMNKTVVSYTNLKEVLPVATGIVLHEPDGAVVADAANGYISYVDPTDNVHNDNGKVFVGAVFPASVKEAKVVLFPEKEKKELRGGADGHVLAISDYEPGSEYTYYWGAAWDKADIKTTEAWNRYISEFAKKLHTPLTVTIR; this is encoded by the coding sequence ATGAAAAAACTATTATTCTTTATTGCAATTGCTCTTATATGCTTTGCCTGTAATGAGAACAAAACGGTTACCGTGACGGTGACTAACCCTGCCGCATTCGAACGCGCGGCTGAAATGGTCGAAGTATCCATGGGAGATGTGAATTCCAAACTCCAATTGGCCGATACCTCGCAGATCGTTGTATTGGATGCTGACGGGCAGCAGATCCCTTACCAGATTACTTATGATGAGAAGGTTATTTTTCCGGTTACGGTTCAGGCAAATGAAACAGCGGTTTATACCATTCAACCGGGGATACCGGTTATTTTTGAAACAAAAACATTTGGACGTTGTTATCCCGAACGTCTGGACGATGTCGCATGGGAGAACGAATTGGTAGCTTTCCGTACCTATGGTCCCGCCCTGCAAACAACCGGAGAACGTGCTTTCGGTTATGATATTTGGACGAAGTACAATACAACGGAACCTGTGGTAGAAGCCCGTTATGCCGATGAACTGAATGTTGAGGCAAGAGCTAAGATCGAGGAACTTAGAAAGATAGATCCTGAAGCTGCCGAAGAACTTTACCGTTCTATATCATACCATGTCGATCATGGCAACGGTTTGGATTGCTACAAAGTGGGACCTACATTGGGTGCCGGTGCATCTGCCTTAATGCTGGGCGATACCATTGTCTATCCCTATTGTTACGCTACTCAGGATATTTTGGACAATGGCCCGTTGCGATTTACCGTGAAATTGGTTTATAATCCATTGACCCTTAAAAGAGATTCTGACGTCATCGAGACTCGTATGATCACTTTGGATGCAGGCTCACATATGAATAAGACAGTGGTTTCTTATACAAATCTGAAGGAAGTCCTTCCGGTTGCTACCGGCATCGTACTTCACGAACCTGATGGTGCCGTGGTAGCGGATGCTGCCAATGGTTATATCTCTTATGTCGATCCGACTGATAATGTACACAATGATAACGGAAAAGTCTTTGTAGGAGCCGTCTTCCCTGCCTCTGTGAAAGAGGCAAAAGTGGTTCTTTTTCCCGAGAAAGAGAAAAAAGAACTGCGTGGCGGTGCCGATGGCCATGTACTGGCAATAAGCGACTACGAACCGGGTTCCGAATATACTTATTATTGGGGTGCTGCTTGGGACAAAGCTGATATAAAAACGACTGAGGCATGGAACCGGTACATATCTGAGTTTGCAAAGAAACTACATACACCATTGACTGTAACCATACGATAA
- a CDS encoding T9SS type A sorting domain-containing protein produces MKRFLIISVVLLAWVASYAQYFGSPVFKEGFDNEDVFNKWQQENKAAGDLTLWEISENDTYSFTDIDATSTSSAVLSLRSKNIQLTLTSPEIDLSGKQSLQIGFYGYDLYYCLRGGVDFRFRVTGDNGITWVDLFKQGDDPRTETVKGWNLYKYVLPSQFDGGKVRLQFYVDVPESANPSGLEGYVDGVFVSERSAIEPGITSVNYSTDERRPTSGAFGKEEPVTIQFTNEGSQPISSIDLYYQVDDQPEVVETYVPQEAVKTGETVEYTFMQKADLGMSLASFILKAGVRMEGDENPDNNELIAYIENITAGIPYVPGFIQMEDGAITVSTDEWNTMENNYEAYWDYNVEGNHFYWIIEPEWAEEDCDAYVISRPVHLEGGKTYSVAFDVYTVTEGTGINKMKVYAATDKDLENPMTEIWKNEAIGADNTLNNLARFQAPTSGIYYFAFNCLSTPGAGEMRLDNIAVREVSGNDAGIVDILKPVNHPYLFGNAEEVEVVVRNLGLGVIPANTMKVNLRLNDGDIVSETIGKALEPNEQLTHTFGGKLDLSDVSSRHLLAVWTSLPDDQNAGNDTITIDYVSTVTGIPYIPNFGDASQKSDELDYWTVVDKNADYYKFNPSSETDLNTYIYSYGGGLINWSTVTIPTSDEQLNSRPMRLEAGTQYKISFLSKVGKNGASMPLAVNLYKVDGETRTLAGSIWSGTVTWANYEEMILKADVTETGIYEVEFSVVNSEPVDFKIYLGKFRFTKTYDYDLSLEEIVMPTANISCYNNFPLGAIVRNEGKKAITAFSLKANSPSIGEVKRDYSGISLQPNDTYLIYFDRDLTFNGSDSETLTVEVVTEGDGDNTNNLKTMNLNYVEPETVPYSPNPFVALDTWAVINRNKDVCRFVPVKNATVGFQYVGSKDIEANDLVATPCISFEKATTYSLDFRFGVIEGDTAAVEVYAYDATADKKVDLVRLESIVKGAQYLGYFTVPEDGNYNICFAPLGKTASLSVSASFAVRKVTEKPEVQLLEVTAPKGDAVYSAKEKLTVTFQNKGKLPLASIPFICKVGDKEYRSFYSQYISANNNDSYTMEFPEIDLYAPGEYTIQVSADVAEELTPDDNVVTYKIKSLPVPDVAVVSLDAPQSGLLGNEEVVTITLKNEGKGVLTDIPVQCVVTTEGGYTKTLTGTVAGPLADGKTIQYAFDEAVDLYDEDTYHFVITTALPDDVNEGNNRLETSIASSHKNFDAGVTEVLSPVDAILTEAEIVKVAVHNYSEVDLFDVRVMAEVTYLGTDGPDAQVVTGVVPSIKPGESVEYAFADAVMMKKAGEYRIKSYTTVPNDVNPDNDACTVTVKCLTQDVGVITILSPETGEDLGIQDVTIEVKNFGEAAVSRIPVCYTIGTMPQLGTIDETIQPGETIVYTFPTQYEFVAYKKYTVVAVTLLEDDANAENDACTKEVENKQLSGIHSVTATLLSVYPNPTAGEITITTGDAAMLSVSIYNLQGQLLQRHDDINAPEYRMNPGLANGTYIVRVMTSVGTVNCKLIVRN; encoded by the coding sequence ATGAAGAGATTTTTGATTATTTCTGTTGTATTGCTTGCATGGGTGGCTTCTTATGCGCAATATTTTGGCTCGCCCGTCTTTAAGGAAGGGTTCGACAATGAAGATGTATTCAATAAATGGCAGCAAGAGAATAAGGCTGCCGGTGACTTGACTTTATGGGAGATATCCGAAAATGATACTTATTCATTTACCGACATTGATGCGACGAGTACTTCGTCTGCTGTCTTATCTCTTAGGTCTAAAAACATACAACTGACACTTACTTCTCCCGAAATAGACCTGTCCGGCAAACAAAGCTTGCAGATAGGCTTTTATGGGTATGACCTTTACTACTGTCTGCGTGGAGGAGTCGATTTCCGTTTCCGGGTGACCGGGGATAACGGGATTACTTGGGTGGATTTGTTTAAACAAGGAGACGATCCGCGTACGGAAACCGTGAAAGGATGGAATCTTTATAAATACGTTCTTCCTTCTCAATTCGACGGAGGGAAAGTCCGTTTGCAATTTTATGTCGATGTCCCCGAAAGTGCAAATCCAAGCGGGCTGGAAGGTTATGTCGATGGTGTTTTTGTTTCCGAACGTTCTGCGATAGAACCCGGAATAACGTCTGTCAATTATTCAACAGACGAAAGACGGCCTACTTCCGGTGCTTTCGGCAAGGAAGAACCGGTCACCATACAGTTTACAAATGAGGGAAGCCAACCCATCTCTTCGATCGACCTTTATTATCAAGTTGATGACCAACCGGAGGTTGTTGAGACATACGTCCCCCAAGAAGCAGTCAAGACCGGTGAAACGGTGGAATATACTTTCATGCAGAAAGCCGATTTAGGTATGTCTCTTGCTTCGTTTATCCTCAAAGCCGGAGTAAGGATGGAGGGAGATGAGAATCCGGATAATAATGAATTGATTGCCTATATTGAAAACATCACGGCAGGCATTCCTTATGTTCCCGGATTTATACAGATGGAAGACGGTGCGATAACGGTCAGTACCGATGAGTGGAATACGATGGAGAATAATTACGAAGCTTACTGGGATTATAATGTCGAAGGCAATCACTTCTATTGGATCATAGAGCCTGAATGGGCTGAAGAAGATTGTGATGCTTACGTCATCTCCCGTCCTGTTCATCTGGAAGGTGGAAAGACATACAGTGTCGCCTTCGATGTATATACTGTCACCGAAGGCACAGGCATCAATAAAATGAAAGTTTATGCCGCTACCGATAAAGATTTGGAAAATCCGATGACGGAGATTTGGAAGAATGAAGCTATCGGTGCGGATAACACTTTGAACAACCTTGCCCGTTTCCAGGCACCTACAAGCGGGATTTATTATTTTGCTTTCAATTGCCTCAGCACTCCCGGAGCCGGTGAAATGCGGTTGGATAACATTGCCGTTCGCGAAGTATCGGGAAATGATGCAGGCATTGTCGATATCCTCAAACCTGTCAACCATCCGTACTTGTTCGGTAATGCCGAGGAGGTGGAAGTGGTTGTCCGTAATTTGGGATTGGGTGTAATCCCTGCCAATACGATGAAAGTGAACCTGCGGCTGAACGATGGCGACATCGTGTCGGAAACCATAGGGAAGGCATTGGAGCCGAATGAGCAACTGACCCACACGTTTGGCGGTAAACTCGATTTATCGGATGTCAGCAGCAGGCATCTTTTAGCGGTCTGGACTTCGCTGCCCGATGACCAGAATGCCGGTAATGATACCATAACCATCGATTATGTCAGTACGGTAACAGGAATACCCTACATTCCCAATTTTGGCGATGCATCGCAGAAGAGTGATGAACTGGACTATTGGACGGTGGTTGATAAGAATGCCGACTACTATAAGTTCAATCCAAGTTCGGAAACCGATTTGAATACTTACATATACAGTTATGGCGGTGGACTCATCAATTGGAGTACTGTTACGATTCCTACTTCGGATGAGCAGCTCAACTCCCGTCCGATGCGATTGGAAGCAGGGACGCAGTATAAAATATCCTTCTTGTCTAAAGTTGGAAAGAACGGAGCCAGTATGCCACTTGCCGTCAATCTGTATAAGGTGGACGGGGAGACACGGACATTGGCAGGAAGCATTTGGAGCGGCACGGTCACTTGGGCCAATTATGAAGAGATGATTTTGAAGGCAGATGTTACCGAGACAGGCATTTACGAAGTGGAATTCAGCGTGGTCAATTCCGAACCGGTGGACTTTAAAATCTATTTAGGGAAGTTCCGCTTCACGAAAACCTATGATTACGACCTTTCGCTGGAAGAGATAGTGATGCCTACTGCCAACATATCTTGTTACAACAACTTCCCGCTGGGAGCCATTGTCAGAAATGAAGGAAAGAAAGCAATCACCGCATTCTCCTTGAAGGCCAATTCTCCTTCCATCGGGGAGGTAAAACGTGATTATAGCGGCATATCGTTGCAACCGAATGATACTTACTTGATTTATTTTGATCGTGATTTGACCTTCAACGGCTCGGATTCGGAGACGCTTACAGTGGAGGTCGTTACGGAAGGAGACGGTGACAATACGAACAATCTGAAAACGATGAATCTGAACTATGTGGAACCGGAAACCGTACCTTATTCTCCGAATCCTTTTGTTGCACTCGACACTTGGGCGGTGATCAATCGTAATAAAGATGTCTGTCGCTTTGTCCCGGTGAAGAATGCTACAGTAGGCTTCCAATACGTAGGCAGCAAGGATATTGAGGCGAACGACCTTGTGGCTACTCCTTGTATCTCGTTTGAGAAGGCAACCACTTACAGCCTCGATTTCCGGTTTGGAGTGATTGAAGGAGATACTGCAGCGGTCGAGGTCTATGCCTATGATGCTACAGCAGATAAGAAAGTCGATCTAGTCCGTCTGGAATCGATTGTTAAGGGGGCACAATACTTGGGTTACTTTACTGTCCCGGAAGATGGGAACTATAATATCTGCTTCGCACCGCTTGGGAAGACTGCTTCACTGTCCGTCTCGGCAAGTTTCGCTGTCCGCAAAGTGACGGAGAAGCCCGAAGTCCAGTTACTGGAAGTGACCGCTCCAAAAGGAGATGCCGTGTATTCCGCTAAGGAGAAACTGACGGTTACCTTCCAGAACAAGGGCAAACTTCCGTTGGCAAGCATCCCGTTCATTTGTAAGGTGGGTGATAAAGAGTATCGCTCGTTCTATTCACAGTATATATCGGCAAACAATAATGACTCTTATACGATGGAGTTCCCCGAAATAGATTTATATGCACCGGGTGAATATACCATTCAGGTTTCGGCAGATGTGGCCGAAGAACTCACACCGGATGATAATGTGGTAACGTATAAGATCAAGAGCCTCCCCGTACCGGATGTTGCCGTAGTCAGTCTGGATGCTCCCCAATCGGGTTTGCTGGGTAATGAAGAGGTGGTGACAATCACTTTGAAGAACGAAGGCAAAGGGGTTCTGACGGATATTCCCGTGCAATGTGTGGTGACAACCGAAGGCGGTTATACGAAGACATTAACCGGGACAGTTGCCGGACCTCTTGCCGATGGTAAGACTATCCAATACGCTTTTGATGAAGCAGTAGACTTGTATGACGAGGATACGTATCATTTTGTGATAACAACGGCTCTTCCGGATGATGTCAACGAAGGAAACAATCGTCTGGAAACGTCCATAGCTTCTTCTCACAAGAATTTCGATGCCGGAGTGACCGAAGTATTGTCTCCGGTGGATGCTATTCTCACAGAGGCTGAAATAGTGAAAGTAGCTGTGCATAATTATAGTGAAGTCGATCTGTTCGACGTGCGTGTTATGGCAGAAGTCACCTATTTGGGTACGGACGGCCCGGATGCCCAGGTTGTGACGGGGGTTGTCCCAAGTATTAAGCCCGGTGAATCGGTTGAGTATGCTTTTGCCGATGCCGTAATGATGAAGAAAGCGGGTGAGTATCGGATCAAGAGTTACACTACTGTCCCGAATGACGTAAACCCGGATAATGATGCCTGCACCGTGACCGTGAAATGCCTGACACAGGATGTAGGTGTGATTACCATCCTTTCTCCCGAAACCGGTGAAGATTTAGGTATTCAGGATGTGACCATTGAAGTCAAGAACTTTGGTGAGGCGGCAGTCAGCCGGATTCCGGTTTGTTATACCATTGGCACGATGCCTCAGTTGGGAACGATCGATGAAACCATCCAGCCGGGTGAAACCATTGTCTATACATTCCCGACACAATATGAATTCGTAGCCTATAAGAAATACACGGTAGTTGCCGTTACATTGCTCGAAGACGATGCCAATGCTGAAAACGATGCTTGCACGAAGGAAGTGGAGAATAAACAGTTGAGCGGTATCCATTCGGTAACTGCTACGCTGCTGTCTGTCTACCCGAATCCTACGGCAGGTGAAATAACGATCACTACCGGGGATGCCGCTATGCTGTCAGTGTCCATTTACAACCTGCAAGGTCAGCTATTGCAGCGTCACGATGATATCAATGCACCGGAATACCGGATGAATCCCGGCTTGGCAAATGGTACTTATATCGTTCGCGTAATGACTTCGGTGGGAACCGTTAACTGTAAGTTGATCGTAAGGAATTAG
- a CDS encoding helix-turn-helix domain-containing protein: MSFKELFLMVCFVQSILLAVALFSLSENKLANRLLGLVSLVWGTMCYYRYTVFQDVDYIIAHHFLLKFGNVVFLLFFVFPFLYVKYMSRKVPRFEKTDYLHFLPALFALLALIPFIILPAEGKIKLMTSPPTLYFRVVHFLIDNIAIIQGIIYLRLSLVYIKKYHQQVKEAFSNIDHLTLYWLRNLFLLIFVIWLFGSIGDKLYAFNLIRDYYFDIHFFLVGGSIYVISYYLFVKRELFVTTRFAQTKPLLPSIDHVEPIEIEDESEEEKKNILLEDSYCDEVIRKLVHAMETDKMYLNQNLSLNDVSQAIGIPRYHISLVLNNKLNNTFFDYINKYRVEEVKKIIRMPGSEKLTLLGISFEAGFNSKATFNRSFKKYVNLTPQQFRSQNSQ; the protein is encoded by the coding sequence ATGAGCTTTAAAGAATTATTTCTGATGGTTTGCTTTGTACAGAGCATCCTCTTAGCAGTGGCTTTGTTTAGCTTGTCTGAAAACAAGTTAGCTAACAGGTTGCTTGGATTGGTATCTCTGGTATGGGGAACCATGTGCTACTACCGGTATACGGTATTTCAGGATGTCGATTACATCATCGCGCATCATTTCCTGCTGAAGTTCGGTAACGTAGTGTTCTTGCTGTTCTTTGTGTTTCCTTTTTTGTATGTGAAATACATGAGCCGTAAAGTGCCCCGGTTCGAGAAAACGGACTATTTGCATTTTCTGCCGGCTCTATTCGCTCTTCTGGCATTGATCCCTTTCATTATATTGCCCGCGGAAGGTAAAATCAAGTTGATGACTTCTCCGCCTACACTCTATTTCAGGGTGGTTCATTTTCTGATAGACAACATCGCCATTATTCAAGGGATCATTTACCTTAGACTTTCATTGGTTTATATCAAGAAATACCATCAACAGGTGAAAGAGGCTTTTTCTAACATCGATCATCTTACCCTCTATTGGTTGAGGAACCTGTTTCTATTGATTTTTGTGATATGGCTTTTCGGTTCGATAGGGGATAAATTATATGCTTTTAATCTGATACGGGATTATTATTTCGACATCCATTTCTTCCTGGTAGGTGGAAGCATCTATGTTATTTCCTATTACCTGTTCGTGAAGCGGGAGTTATTCGTTACCACGCGGTTTGCGCAGACAAAACCTCTGTTGCCTTCTATCGATCATGTGGAGCCGATAGAGATAGAAGATGAATCTGAGGAAGAAAAGAAAAATATCTTGTTGGAAGACAGTTATTGCGATGAGGTGATACGGAAGTTGGTTCATGCTATGGAAACGGATAAAATGTATCTGAACCAAAACCTTAGCCTGAACGATGTCTCACAGGCGATCGGGATTCCCCGTTATCACATTTCACTTGTCCTGAATAATAAACTGAACAATACTTTTTTCGATTATATCAATAAATACCGAGTAGAAGAGGTGAAAAAGATCATTCGGATGCCCGGTTCGGAGAAACTGACGCTTCTCGGCATCTCTTTTGAGGCGGGTTTTAATTCTAAAGCCACTTTTAACCGGAGTTTTAAGAAATACGTAAACCTCACCCCACAGCAATTCAGAAGTCAGAATAGCCAGTAA